The Drosophila sulfurigaster albostrigata strain 15112-1811.04 chromosome 3, ASM2355843v2, whole genome shotgun sequence genomic sequence aagtttatagAAATAGATTACGAGTTCACTTTTAGCTAACATGATATTTAAGGAACAAATTCAAAGCGAACAATAGACTATTCTATTATGCGTGTATGGGAATGAGAAATAAATTCATCGTGTAAACAATGGGTAACATGCAGAGACTGCTGGAGGTTTCCTATAGATTAAAGTAACAGTTGCAAGTAACGGGTCTTTATTTCATTAGGGTTTCTTAAAGAACGTAATAGTTTAATTTAGTAAAAGAACTCCTTAAAATTGCGTAAAACATAACCAAGAGTTGTAAacgaaataccaaattaaatgaCTAATAAAACTGACAAGCTTTAGGACGTACATACAAACTTacatagatatgtatgtatgtacgtatgtaaacgaagacgaagacgtatcgataaatgtaaatgcagCTCTGTATTGTGGTATATGAAATGGAGGGGGAATAGGCAAGGTTCATACGTCTGAATGTATGTTGTAGGTGAGGTGAATTGCAAAAGTGTGTAAGAATACATAAAAGACGAAAGAGAGAAGAGGcggacagagagggagagagagtcaATGTGCGAGCGAGTGGGcaacacacatttttattaccgCAGCGGAGTCgtaaaaaactaaattacttttaagtTTGTAAATTGTGCGAGTTGCTTTAACGCTCTAAACGGGCCTCAGCATTGGACTCGTCTCTACCACTGTGTtatgtgtatgtctgtgtgtgtgtctgtatgtgcaACATAAGTTTAATATTGTGGCAACTTCCCCCCCAAGTCATCTGCCACCGCTTTTGCTGCCTACCAATAGCGCAAGTTTTGCATTCTTTGTGTCACGTTTCCATCGAGAGATGCCCACAGAGATGCACAGATGAGAGAAAAGctctaccaaaaaaaaacagaaaaaatgaGCAGTGGGGTTAGTGAGAAGGGGGAAGGGGTTGTTGCGGAGAGGGTTACACGAGTatgaaagaaaagcaaatttatGAAACGGCATTTATTCATAATGAGGCGAGTGAATGGGAAAAGTGTTTGGCGCGTGTATCGGTTCACTCGGTTTTATGGCCACATGGACATGGAGAAGATTGTTTCCAAGTCCCCAGCCGGAGGCAATTGGGTATATTGAGTTGGCtctgagtgagtgagtgagtgagtgtgcgAGTCTGTCATAAAGTTATTAACTAGTGCTCTGCCTGTTTGCATTAGGGAAAGCGATGGAGAGTGAGAGTACAcgaaagagaaagacagagcgagagagagagagaggcagatatatacatacatacatagatgtaTGAATGATGGGAATCTCTTTTATAAAGAATACAAATTCGAAAGATATTCAGATTGTTGCTCGGAAAATCTTTGATAACAATTTTCGGGaatttcaaaaactttttcaaaagAACTGATTCTGATTCCAAGAATCGTATTCAATCCAAATGTTAAAGATATAACTCAATTTTTCTGGTTATGCTTTTGCGACGTATAGTGagagaaataatatttaattatggtTATGATCTCATTTGGGTTTTCCAGATATTATTGTAAGATTGGACGAATAAAATGCAatcttttctttgtttttaatctATAATTCTTAATTGGAATAATATCGTTtcattatttctatattttgcactctctAAGAATAAGTAAATTGCGATATAATCCACTAAACAGTTTCGATAAACGAATCCCGAATGAAACGAACTGCGAGTTGAATTCTTACTCTTGGGTTCTATAAATACCTCTGAACGTATTTTGTAAGCCTAAGTATGAGTAATAGGCTCAATTTATTAtgtaatacacacacaagaTTATTCGAATGTTTTATATCATGAACTGCTTGCAAGTATTGATGTGAGTACTTCTCGACTCTAAAGGTAAAGCCATTGCCTCTCCTCGTCTTACTCCGTGGATATGCccacacatacatgtatatacacatatatatttgtatgtaggtgtgtatgtgtgtacataatcCCGTGTCAGTTTACCGTTCAATCCGTTTCGCAACTCCCCATTACGTATtatgtgcatacatacaaacatactatatgtattgCTATGTACTGTGTGTACTTACATTCAGCtgctcttcttctgctgccaACGCTGCTCTGCCTTTTGTCAAGCCCGTATAAAAAAGGCAATAGCAACAGCGACCGCGACgccgacagcgacagcaataAGACAACACTCTCGCCCTGTCCATTCGCGTGTCGCACACCTTACGACCCCTAGGTTCACTCAGTTGCGCCTATTCGCTGctattttgtatacattttgcattaattaaaaacaaaataaatagcaaaagtcGCGCGCGCGGTCTCAGCAGCGAAGTTGCCGAAGCTGCCGACGACGAGGCGAACGGCGGGCGCCAGCCGATCACATCCGAGCCGAAGCAGGCCGAACAGCGCCGGGGCCATAgcaggcaaataaaaaatgaaaagaaaacacattGTGATTTAAATGtgattgtttttcttttctgctgtgctgttgctgttgctgttgcgcttgcctttgcttttcgtttttctttcatttctgttttgttttgttgttgcgctgtCTTCTTTGCGTTGTGTTACACTTGCGTAAAAAAAGCGCAGTAGCAGCctcgaaacaaaacaaaaccaacattGCGACGTCAGCGGCGCTGTtagcgtcgcagtcgcagtcgccaCCCGCTCTCACCCACTCTATTTCATTCACTCGCGCACTCACACTCTTACTCTCAGCGTTGGTCTTCTggcctctctcactctctgcgGTTTAGCCCAGCtcattgtgtgttgttgtatTCTCTGCCTGCTGATTAGAAGTGTCTTTGCCAAtatgtattgttgttgtgtttgcacttTGCATTACTTCCTCGCATTGTATAtagttgtttctgttgttgctttatttcttttcacttttgtcttttgtatgatttcaataaatttcgtGCACGtctcgtcttcgtcttcgtcttcttctgcttttgaTTATTTGTCAACCCAGCGAATTTTGCCTGCCTTTTGTTGGTGttctctcgttgttgttgaaattttGTGAAGTGCTAATCGAATTGTCGATTTTATTATGCAGCTGCCAAATCCAATTGCAAGCAGAAGAAgtgacaaaagaaaaaaaaaaaccatacacacaaagaataaaacaatattaaaagtgtacaaaaacgaaattaaacTAGACACTAATCCAAAGCAAACTCAAAAAGCCAAATGCGCGCACGCAGCAAAcgcaacaaaatgcaatacTGTCGACGTCTGGCAACACTGGCCACATTATACAACACTGGACGACATCGCAACTACTACCAAGTCTAAGCCATAAAGCACTAGACCCCAAGTGATAAAACTCTTTCAATCACTCACGCCTcagtttcaaataaaatacccCAAAAATTCTACAAGCTAAACAACTATTTGTTAAACTGAACTTGACTCTCGACTTCTTAGCTATATATATGCTATAACTACTATCGTACAATAACTTGCCTAATAAAGCATacgaacaaataaaaaaaatatctatgAATATTTGGGTAAGCTGAACAAaaagttaatattaaaagtttatttcgGTTCAAAGTTAAAGtgaagtttaatttaaaattgtttgcaatacctgtgaaaaatatatataaatctgtTAAGATCTGTTAATctgtaaaaaaatgtttataattattgcaGTTAAATAATAGACCAATAAAACCTTAGAATATTATTCTTtagaaaataaagaattattttcttatttccattaaaaacacatacaaatatgaaatagtTAGGGACTTTTAGAaagttttcgattttaaaaaaaaacaaaaaaaaataaataagttaataatattgaatttgtattgcctttaagaataataacaaatatttaacatactCAAGTTACATTATTTCCTATGAAATCTAACATTTTTCCATTATTCTCTCTCTTCCATAATTTTCTCGTGTAGCAACAAAAATTCCTAAAACGACCAGCGGAGGATGTTGACAATGGCGCCGAGAACTTTGAACCGCCGCATAAGTTAcctaataacaacaataataataacaataacaacaacaataacaatagctcAAGTGGCGTTGGCGGCGGCTCCGAGAATCTAACCAAGTTCTCCGTTGAGATTGTGCAACAATTAGAGTTTACCACATCGGCGGCAAACTCGCAGCCGCAACAGATTAGCACCAATGTCACTGTAAAGGCGCTGACCAACACCTCCGTCAAGAGCGAACCTGGTGTGGGCGGCGGGGGAGGCGGCGGCGCcgatcaacagcaacaacagcagcagcagcaacaacaccagcagcaacagcaacaccaacaacaccagcaacatcaacagcagcagcaacaccagcagcatcagcagcagcagcaacaacaaggcgGCGGTCTGGGTGGCCTTGGCAACAATGGGCGTGGCGGCGGGGGTCCTGGCGGTGGCGGCATGCCCACAGGACCCGGCGTCGGGGTCGGTGTGGGCGTTGGCATGGGACCCAACATGATGTCGGCTCAGCAAAAGTCCGCTCTGGGCAATTTGGCCAATTTGGTGGAGTGCAAGCGAGAACCGGATCATGATTTCCCCGACTTAGGCTCATTGGATAAGGATGGGGCGAATGGACAGTTTCCGGGCTTCCCGGATCTGCTCGGTGATGACAACTCGGAGAACAATGATACGTTCAAGGATCTCATCAACAATCTGCAGGACTTTAATCCCAGTTTCCTCGATGGCTTCGACGAGAAGCCGCTGCTGGACATCAAGACCGAGGACGGCATCAAGGTGGAGCCCCCGAATGCTCAGGACTTGATCAACAGTCTGAATGTTAAGTCCGAGGGTGGCCTAGGTCATGGTTTTGGTGGCTTTGGCGTTGGCATGGGACTCGATCCGCAGTCCATGAAAATGCGTCCTGGCGTCGGCTTCCAAACCGGacccaatggcaatggcaacggacCCGGCAATGGTGCGCCAGGCGGTGGTGGCAACAatggcggtggcggaggcggTGGCCTGATGTCGGAGCACTCGCTGGCAGCCCAGACACTCAAGCAGATGGCCGAGCAGCATCAGCACAAGAGCGCCATGGGTGGCATGGGAGGTTTTCCGCGTCCGCCACACggcatgcagcagcaacaacaggcgccgcagcagcaacagcagcaacatggcCAGATGATGGGTGGACCCGGGCAGGGACAGCAACAGGGACGCTATAATGACTATGGCGGAGGTTTTCCCAACGACTTTGGCATGGGACCCAATGCggcgcaacaacagcagcagcaacaacaacagcagcagcagcagcaacacttgcCGCCGCAGTTCCATCAGAAGGGCCCTGGAGCTGGGCCGGGCATGAATGTGCAGCAGAACTTCTTGGATATCAAACAGGAGCTCTTTTATTCCTCACAAAATGATTTTGATCTCAAGCgtctgcaacagcagcaggccatgcagcaacagcagcagcaacaacatcatgtacaacagcagcagcagcagcatcccaATGGCCCCAAATTGAATGTGCCTATGGGGGCGGGAGGCAACtttgccaagcagcagcaacagcaacaggtgccaacgccgcagcagcaacagcaattgcagcagcagcagcaggcgcaacaacaacagcaacaatactCGCCATTCAGCAATCAAAATGCCAACGCCAACTTCCTCAATTGCCAGCCACGCGGCGGCCCTCAAGGCAACCAGGCGCCGGGCAATatgccgcaacaacaacagcaaccacagcagcagcaacagcaaccgtcCCGTGGCCCCGGCGGTCCGCAATCTAATCCCAATGCTGGGCCTGGCGGCAATGCGCCGaacacagcacaacagcagcagcagcagcagcaacaacaacagcagcaacaggcaacaacaacaacgctgcAGATGAAACAGACGCAGCAACTGCACATCAGTCAGCAGGGCGGCGGTGCCCACGGCATACAGGTGAGTTCAGTTAACACTCGTTACGATTACCAAACGACcacaaacagaaaacaagAAGATGGAGAAGCAAGAAGCTTTCCCTTATCCAATAATATACTACGCTACTTAATACCATGGACACGTATGTAAATTTCGTATGCATATTTAAGTTATCAGCGTAACGAAGTCAACAGCTTTGACAAAAATTCGGCATTtgccaagcaacagcagcagcagcagaagtcgAAGCTGCTGAGCAGCAAAGTTTCGACCATAAGTCGATATATATgtagcatacacacacacacattcacccaAACGTCCCATCCGAAAATTGACATAGAAATGTCGGAACGAAGTTTCACAACCTGCAAACACTCAACTTACGTAGGGGGTTGCTCTCAATTCTGAGTTCACTCAAAATCAGTTCACTCACAGcgctctctctcagtctctctcttttccGTCCGCTCTCTCACTCAATTCTGGTGTTGGCGTTTAACCCTCCTTTTTAGCTCCATCCGCACAAGTTTATCTCTGTCCATTAATTTTACCACACATCTGTTCATAAAATTGTCAGTCGACCTGGTGTTCGGCTTCAGTTGGCTGCTCGTGTCTCGTCggaaagcagcaacagcaacagcgacagcagcgtAGCCACAGCCGAGCAGCGAGCATTGCCATGTGCGCCATTTTCATTACGTGCCGCACGACTAGCAATAGTCAAAAAattccgaaaaaaaaaacccaacattaatagttgttgctgttgctccattTCGGGTTGCCTAGGAATGAATTCGTCGCTTTCACAGCGCAAAAAGATGATAAAGTACCCAGCAACCAGTTCGTCCTTTCGTTGAGGAGGTGGAGATCACACACAGATTCTCATTTCCGTTCACAATTGCCCCCAAAGGCGACTCAAATCATAGTTAATCGCTCTGAATACCTTTCGCAGTGCGAGTATTCAGatgaataaattatgcaattgtGATatgtataaaagcaaaaattgatTACATTTCCaactgaaataatttattcaagtatgcgttcatatatttattttcaatttcttttaagCGTTTCTTAtgccattttatttaattatttatagcaAGTGTTTTCCATTGGTTTTTATCAAGCTTTAATTGGATTTAAGattagaaaaagaaagaaaagaacattttaatttgggTTGTGGCATATTTGTaatgtacacatatatactattaaaaacgcatatttagtatatattttgtagtattttcgtacatttttagtttaatatgGCTTTCTTGTTTCTTTCGTATAGTAAAAAATCCTTTCAAAGAAAAGGGGAAATAGTATCGTATCTTAAAATGCATACTGATGAAATCCTCACATAAGAACATTAtaaagaattgaattgaactttTTATAAATGTGGAAAAACGATcgttaaaattgaattttttttaatttaatgatgcTGAAAATGCTCTAGttacatttaataaacttatGCATACTAAGAAGTGACATACACAACATTCTTGACTAAATTTGAATGTTGGCTCTCACAAGCGAGCAATTCCCTATTCACTTGCTGCCATTTGGCAAACtgacaatttcaattcacttCGTGCgtgtcaatcaatcaaatcaatgTTCTTTCTTTACATtactaaaataattttaagtattCATATGTTTGCCAAACCATAGAAAGAGAGCAcataaaattggcaaaatttaattcatatcTTAATGCATATTTCCATTTCGTCGTTGGACTTCATCTTTTGTCTGCGCACTTCATGCAAGACCTCATTTTGTCATTGCTTCTTCCCCCCCGCctgctttcatttcattgctcCCATCTTTTTCTCGAGGGTCTCATTACAAGTTGTGCAGGTTGCaggttgcttttgcttttgcttttgcctttgactGAACTGCACTCGCTCAAATGATATTCTTATATATCCAGGCGGGGCATGTGCCCCACCTAACCCATATTCATTATCCGCTCCAAATTGTTTTCCTGTTATTtcatagcaacaacagcaacgatgtcgacaacaacatttcatttacaaaatgAAAGTGCAAAACTTTTTAAGTTAAGTTTCATGTCGCTGAGTAGTTTTCATCAGAAAAGCACCCAAAAAACGAGAAGCGACCAGAACCAACAactctgcttcttctgcttctgctctcgttgttgttgctgttgttgttgtattattgttgttgttgcttgcctTTGCGAAAGGACACGGACACGGGTGAAATTTCCGTTTTGCGCTTTAGTTTGTCCACGGTCCGAGCAAAGCACCGACCAAGCTCAAGTTTTCTCATGAATTTCGTTCATGCATTACCAAGTGCCAGAGCCTTAGttccatccccatccccatccccttTGTCCAACCTCCAACCCCCAACCCTCTACCCTTATGCTTGCAACAGCATTCTGGCATATAGAAATAGTTGTGCACGCCGAGAGTCCAAGCCGCAACGAGCAAAAGAGATTGGCAAAAACTTGTTGACGATTGAGATTGAAATTTGGTTTAGTCGTTTCCGCTATCCGACCACCCCTTAAATTTGCCACCCTTCTTCGGACATTAGCGTCCATTTCTACGACTTTTTACGACTTGCAcaaacaccacacacacacacacatacacacacacagcttaTACTAGATGTGGCTGCAAATTCAACGCATTGACTTTTGAGTCAAAGCTAAAAAGTGTTCAACTGGCGACTTCTCTTATCTTTGGTGTAGTAACGAAAGTCTCAAGTCAACACGTCGTATACACACTTGGGTCTAACGATATATTTGCATAGGACTCATTAAGAGCCTCAGCGAAAACACGACAACCTTTGGCAACccccaaaaaaagcaacaacaacaaaaacaatagcGACACAAAAGACAAAACGATGTTtcatcaaaagcaaaagcaacaaaagtgcGAGACAAGTGAAACACTTGAGCACAAGAAATGAACATACAGCGTGTAAAATGTAcgataaatattacaaaagcagcaacaatataacgaagaaaagaaatgaaaaaccttgcaaatgaaatgaaaataaatcttCTTGGTAAATATTTGCCTAACGAGCTTTTTAAATCGCCCGACCAGCTGCCTGAATGTTCGCCCCCAAACAATAACGAAAGAAGGAATCAAGGAAAGGGGTATATCATTTGTAATGGACTCCCAAAGCCCATTCAATTCATATGcaaagcaactgcaaatgtTTTTAGCATAGATAAATGCCATTTAAGTAACACGATTATAGCAGATacttgaatatttcatttacttgCTAGCACAACATAAAATTGGCTTAAAAGCTAAATATGTTGACTAGATCTATTTATACTGCTAATGCTATATCAATTTTCTATAATTGTAGGCAAAGTCTTCTTGTATCACATAAACGATAATTGcatgttattatattttcaacagGTTTTGCTGCTAACTTATTGACAGCTTAACAAGTTGTAATAACAAGGAAAAGGGAACATAGAATTTAGTTATTTGTTCAATATTTATGGTGCAAGACGTGTGAGCAAATTTAGtacaattatttcttattcATTGGTTTCctctaaacaaatatttggaatGATTAGATTCGAAAAATCTGTAGCAAACGTTAAAACAAGTTCGAATActactgtcgagtgtgctcgagagagatacccgctacctattttcaataaaaccatattccacaaatataccgaaaatttACCATAGtaataatatagtaaaatataatagaagctatatttggtataccaacatgcattttaaatatgccaaaaatataacgcaaaaatataaaaaaaaatatatatatccaaaggctatatttagtGTTGTGTATGCGTTGCGTGATGTGTGCATATGAACTGACTTTATTGAATATCTATGTATAAGTAATTGGTGATTACAGAGTTGCcagattattattagtataataATGTACGATAGTATTATTGTTAGTGAGGAgagattttaaagtttttaatttcagtatatataACACATCTCCTCCCTAAATTAAGAGCGATTGTtagttttttgattttctaaaATCTTTTGGCTGGAATCGGTTAACTCCTTGGCGAACTCGTGTGCTTTGGCGGACTGGTATTCCCGATGGACGTCGTGCTGGTTGAACTTCCTTGGTCTGTTGGGTTACAGTTGCTGGTGTATCAGGGGCTTGTTTCTGAGCGGATGATGAGTTTAGCGGTTCATCTTGGTATTGAGATTCTGGACTTTTAGTAGGGATGTCAGGTACAAACCAGAAGTCGGTTGATTTGTCATCGTCGTTATCATTTGAGGATCTTGATTTGAGCTGATTATAATGGCGTTTAACATAGCCACTTTTGGTGCGAACTATGTACATCATTTTCCCGACTGTACGATCAATTATTCCTTCAATCCACTTTTCTCCCCTTGAAAAGTTTCGAGTGAAGACCGGCTGATTAACTCTGTATTTGGTGTCTTCATGTTTGTGTTGCACAGGCTTCTCAAATATTTGGCTCAATAATGTTCGAACTGGTCGACCGTGTATTAATTCCGCAGGGGTTTTTCCTTGGGCATTTGGTGTAAACCTGTAGGATGCGAGGTATTTGGTCACTGCTTCTCGAACTGTCAAACCATCAgataaatttttctttacagAAAATTTGAAAGTCTGTACAAAACGCTCTGCCAATCCGTTGGATGCGGGATGAAACGGTGCTGTAGTAATGTGCTGTattccattttgtttgcaaaataCTGCGAAGGCGTCAGCAGTAAATTGTGGTCCATTGTCACTCACTATTGTTTTTGGATATCCCTCAATTGCGAAGATTGAGGATAGTGCTGCAATCGTGTGGACGGTTGTAGTAGACGGCATTTGAAcagcaaatggaaattgtgAGAAAGCGTCTACGCAAATTAGCCACATGGCGTCGAATATTGGTCCCGCGAAGTCAATGTGAATACGTTCCCAAGCTGTTGATGCTTCCGGCCAACTGTGATATTCTCTCGGCGGTGCTggattgttgcatttgcaaatggTGCAAGAATCGACAAGATTTTTGATGTCTTGGTCAATGGTAGGCCACCAAACATGTTGCCTGGATAGCTGCTTCATACGAACAATGCCCCAATGTCCTTCGTGCAGGAGCTGCAGAATATGGGCGCGAAGATCGGCTGGTATAATTACACGACTGGCATCTGTGTGTAAGCAAAGTAGTTGTCGGTTAGTAGTGATTGCAAACCTACGATTAAAATATGGCAACAAATCGTTTTGACTCGGTTGAAGTTTTTCTGGCCAGCCTTTAGTG encodes the following:
- the LOC133843580 gene encoding neurogenic protein mastermind isoform X2; the protein is MNIWQQKFLKRPAEDVDNGAENFEPPHKLPNNNNNNNNNNNNNNSSSGVGGGSENLTKFSVEIVQQLEFTTSAANSQPQQISTNVTVKALTNTSVKSEPGVGGGGGGGADQQQQQQQQQQHQQQQQHQQHQQHQQQQQHQQHQQQQQQQGGGLGGLGNNGRGGGGPGGGGMPTGPGVGVGVGVGMGPNMMSAQQKSALGNLANLVECKREPDHDFPDLGSLDKDGANGQFPGFPDLLGDDNSENNDTFKDLINNLQDFNPSFLDGFDEKPLLDIKTEDGIKVEPPNAQDLINSLNVKSEGGLGHGFGGFGVGMGLDPQSMKMRPGVGFQTGPNGNGNGPGNGAPGGGGNNGGGGGGGLMSEHSLAAQTLKQMAEQHQHKSAMGGMGGFPRPPHGMQQQQQAPQQQQQQHGQMMGGPGQGQQQGRYNDYGGGFPNDFGMGPNAAQQQQQQQQQQQQQQHLPPQFHQKGPGAGPGMNVQQNFLDIKQELFYSSQNDFDLKRLQQQQAMQQQQQQQHHVQQQQQQHPNGPKLNVPMGAGGNFAKQQQQQQVPTPQQQQQLQQQQQAQQQQQQYSPFSNQNANANFLNCQPRGGPQGNQAPGNMPQQQQQPQQQQQQPSRGPGGPQSNPNAGPGGNAPNTAQQQQQQQQQQQQQQATTTTLQMKQTQQLHISQQGGGAHGIQVSAGQHLHLSGDMKSNVSVAAQQGVFFSQQHAAQQQQQPGGNGGPNPQQQQPHGGNAGANGSNGGGGPNASQQQQQQPNQNMNNSNVPSDGFSLSQSQSMNFTQQQQQQVAAAAAAAAAAQQQQAAAQQQQQQQQVPPNMRQRQTQPQTAAAAAAAAAAQAQAAVNANGPGGNVPLMQQQQQPPGGVGVGAGNGVGVGPGLGVGVGVGVGVPGNAGGPNNGAMNPLGGPMGGMPGMQMGGPGPMNPMQMNPNGGAPNAQMMMGGNGGPVPAANQAKFLQQQQMMRAQAMQQQQQQQQQQQQHMSGARPPPPEYNATKAQLMQAQMMQQTVGGGGGNGGGVGRFPNSAAQAAAMRRMTQQPIPPSGPMMRPQHAAMYMQQHGGAGGGPRGGMGGVPGGPYGGGAGGPMGGPQQRPPNVQVTPDGMPMGSQQEWRHMMMTQQQQQMGFGGPGPGAPMRQGPGGFNGGNFMPNGAPNAPGNGPNGGGGMMGGPNGPQMQLTPAQMQQQLMRQQQQQQQQQHMGPGGNNMQMQQLLQQQQSAAGGGMMATQMQMTSMHMTQTQQQLTMQQQQFVQSSSTTTTHQQQQMLQMSQSGPGGGGPNNNNGAPQPGGGGGGGVVGSSATIASASSISQTINSVVANSNDLCLEFLDNLPVDSNFSTQDLINSLDNDNFNIQDILQ